The Gammaproteobacteria bacterium genome includes a window with the following:
- a CDS encoding AMP-binding protein, giving the protein MSARIEGYRTLNDALYSNRESERGIGYIQTGDVETRVSYRDLFARAAGQLHRLRGQGLQRGDQLIVLLNDNERFIEIFWACELGGIVPVPVAPGVSDEHRHKLFRIFAQLERPYLYTDETMLNRLAAFASGNGLDEHIAHVRARTVLSAPPENMSNQGRIIEPDPDDIAFIQYSSGSTSEPKGVVLTHRNLMTNIKAIIDGARFKELDVSLSWMPLTHDMGLIGFHLNMLVCDIDQYLMPTELFIRRPLLWLKAASDKRANILCSPNFGYKHFLRVFASKGLDDIDLSHVRLIFNGAEPISVDLCEEFLEKMASFGLPRAAMFPVYGLAEASLAVSFPPCGEEYRPVYVHRDSLQVGRPVEPMERDASGAVGFVPVGRPIRDCAVRIADDAGSALADHTVGRILIKGDNVTGGYYRNPDVNRAAFFQGGWLDTGDLGFVTAGELVITGRSKDIVFVNGQNYYPHDLENIAQRVKGLELGKVAVAGYRADNATTDELLVFLLFRGRIEDFAPIATNVAHQINEHAGVEVTHVVPVARIPKTTSGKVQRHALAREYAQGAFDDALRALTKLRKPARAEDQDTHSALEQLLKQICDAALKEKSIGIHESLFDVGTSSLVLVEIHEGIEAAYPGLVDITDLFDYPTIAELAVFMRTKLDESA; this is encoded by the coding sequence ATGTCCGCACGGATTGAAGGCTACCGGACGCTCAACGACGCTCTATACTCGAACCGGGAGAGCGAGCGCGGTATCGGTTACATTCAAACCGGCGATGTCGAAACGCGAGTCAGCTACCGCGATCTGTTCGCGCGCGCCGCCGGCCAGCTTCATCGGTTGCGGGGCCAGGGCCTGCAACGCGGCGATCAGTTGATCGTTCTGCTGAACGATAACGAACGATTCATCGAAATTTTCTGGGCTTGCGAGTTGGGAGGGATCGTGCCGGTGCCGGTCGCGCCCGGCGTGAGCGACGAACATCGCCACAAGCTTTTCAGGATATTCGCTCAGCTCGAACGCCCTTATCTATATACAGACGAAACCATGCTGAACCGGTTGGCGGCGTTTGCCTCAGGCAACGGCCTGGATGAACACATCGCGCACGTGCGGGCGCGTACCGTGTTGAGCGCGCCGCCTGAAAATATGTCAAATCAAGGCAGGATCATCGAGCCCGATCCGGATGACATCGCCTTCATCCAGTATTCGTCCGGCTCGACCAGCGAGCCCAAGGGCGTGGTGCTCACGCATCGCAACCTCATGACGAACATCAAGGCCATCATCGATGGCGCGCGGTTCAAAGAGCTGGACGTATCGTTGAGCTGGATGCCGCTCACGCACGACATGGGCCTCATCGGTTTTCATCTCAACATGCTTGTGTGCGACATCGATCAATATCTCATGCCGACGGAATTGTTCATCCGCCGGCCGTTGCTGTGGCTCAAGGCGGCCAGCGACAAGCGTGCGAACATCCTGTGTTCGCCCAATTTCGGCTACAAACATTTCCTGCGGGTGTTCGCCAGCAAAGGACTGGACGACATTGACCTGTCGCACGTGCGGCTGATCTTCAACGGCGCCGAACCGATCTCGGTCGACTTGTGCGAGGAGTTCCTGGAAAAAATGGCTAGTTTCGGCCTTCCGCGGGCGGCGATGTTTCCGGTGTATGGTCTCGCCGAGGCGAGTCTGGCGGTGAGCTTCCCGCCGTGCGGCGAGGAATATCGGCCCGTCTACGTGCATCGCGACAGCTTGCAAGTCGGGCGCCCCGTGGAGCCGATGGAACGGGATGCGTCTGGCGCGGTGGGCTTCGTGCCGGTGGGACGTCCTATCCGTGATTGCGCGGTGCGCATTGCGGACGATGCCGGCAGCGCGCTTGCGGACCACACCGTCGGGCGTATTCTGATCAAGGGCGATAATGTCACCGGTGGCTATTACAGGAATCCGGATGTCAATCGCGCGGCGTTTTTCCAAGGAGGATGGTTGGACACCGGCGACCTTGGATTCGTGACCGCCGGTGAGCTGGTCATCACCGGCCGCTCCAAGGACATCGTTTTCGTCAACGGTCAGAACTATTATCCCCACGATCTCGAAAACATCGCGCAGCGCGTAAAGGGGCTGGAGCTCGGCAAGGTAGCGGTAGCCGGCTACCGCGCCGACAACGCGACCACCGACGAGTTACTGGTGTTCCTGTTATTCCGCGGCAGAATCGAGGATTTCGCCCCCATTGCTACGAACGTCGCGCACCAGATCAACGAACATGCGGGTGTGGAGGTGACGCATGTAGTTCCGGTCGCGCGCATCCCGAAAACCACCAGCGGCAAGGTGCAGCGTCATGCGCTGGCGCGCGAGTACGCGCAGGGAGCTTTTGACGACGCTCTCAGGGCGCTGACGAAATTGCGCAAGCCGGCACGAGCCGAAGATCAGGACACGCATTCCGCGCTCGAGCAGCTGCTCAAGCAGATTTGCGATGCCGCGCTCAAGGAGAAATCCATCGGCATCCACGAAAGTCTCTTCGACGTCGGCACCAGTTCGCTGGTGCTGGTGGAAATTCACGAGGGCATCGAGGCGGCGTACCCCGGCCTGGTGGATATTACCGATCTGTTCGATTATCCGACCATCGCCGAACTGGCCGTGTTTATGCGGACCAAGCTTGACGAGTCCGCTTGA
- a CDS encoding cytochrome P450, which translates to MTQSPASRRLPAGPDQPFDINPDDESFALIERLFARYGDICKLEPVARKVPAYIIHHPDYIKHVLADRNQYYIKGVGFERVKMLLGNGIIVSGGDYWRSQRRMMQPAFHRSVIAQLSTTMLVLTQRLLAQWQAKAATGELINVTSDTSELALETVLRAILSDDLDAIIARAGGNPFSILSENSVRDLQLAFKFRALTRQVMEVAAQRRAGERRPPDILSVLIDARDANGNPMSDKALVDEVMTLIVAGHETTASTLNWAWYLLSEHPAAESTLHDEIDSAPFEDIPGFDDLPRLVFTKQIIDETLRLYPPVWLFSRKALAEDNIGGHYVAPGTDIFMAPYFVHRHPKFWDDPEAFRPGRFAPDAGPQRHKFVYFPFSMGQRRCIGEFFAVVEMQIHLSAVAKRLHLRHVPDRPVELEPHINLRSRHNLFMRAAPR; encoded by the coding sequence ATGACTCAATCCCCGGCTTCCCGGCGGCTGCCCGCGGGACCCGATCAGCCATTCGATATCAACCCGGACGACGAATCGTTCGCGCTGATCGAGCGCCTGTTCGCGCGTTATGGCGACATCTGTAAGCTGGAGCCGGTTGCACGCAAGGTTCCGGCTTATATCATTCATCATCCCGATTACATCAAGCACGTGCTGGCCGACCGCAACCAGTATTATATCAAGGGGGTCGGTTTCGAGCGGGTAAAAATGTTGCTGGGCAATGGCATCATCGTCAGCGGCGGTGACTACTGGCGCTCGCAGCGGCGCATGATGCAACCGGCGTTTCACCGTTCGGTGATCGCGCAATTATCCACGACGATGCTTGTGCTGACCCAGCGTCTGCTGGCTCAATGGCAAGCGAAGGCCGCGACCGGCGAACTCATCAACGTTACGAGCGACACCAGCGAGCTGGCGCTGGAAACCGTACTGCGCGCAATTCTTAGCGACGATCTGGACGCAATCATCGCGCGCGCCGGCGGCAATCCGTTCTCGATATTGAGCGAGAATTCGGTGCGTGACCTGCAACTGGCGTTCAAGTTCCGGGCGCTGACACGGCAGGTGATGGAAGTCGCGGCGCAACGCCGCGCGGGCGAGCGCCGCCCTCCCGACATTCTGTCGGTGCTGATCGACGCGCGCGACGCGAACGGCAATCCCATGTCCGACAAGGCACTGGTGGACGAGGTAATGACTTTGATTGTCGCCGGACACGAGACCACCGCCAGCACCCTGAACTGGGCATGGTACCTGCTCTCGGAACATCCGGCGGCGGAATCCACGTTGCACGACGAAATCGACAGCGCGCCGTTCGAGGATATTCCCGGCTTCGACGATCTGCCACGGCTGGTTTTCACTAAACAGATCATCGACGAGACCTTGCGGCTTTATCCGCCTGTGTGGCTGTTCAGCCGCAAGGCGCTGGCCGAGGACAACATAGGCGGACATTACGTCGCGCCTGGCACCGACATCTTCATGGCGCCATATTTCGTGCATCGCCACCCCAAATTCTGGGACGATCCCGAGGCATTCAGGCCCGGGCGCTTCGCGCCGGATGCGGGCCCGCAACGGCACAAGTTCGTGTATTTCCCATTTTCGATGGGCCAGCGGCGCTGCATCGGCGAGTTCTTCGCCGTGGTGGAGATGCAGATTCACCTAAGCGCGGTGGCTAAGCGTCTGCATCTGCGTCATGTGCCCGACCGGCCGGTGGAACTAGAGCCGCACATCAACCTGCGCAGCCGGCATAATCTTTTCATGCGTGCGGCGCCGCGATGA
- a CDS encoding 4'-phosphopantetheinyl transferase superfamily protein, with protein sequence MNRTKVDDRSGARAGLGLKGQDSALVTVYYTWIHDNLAPDREARWLAQLSAEKRETIKRLRLVKGRAASLLGLQLLKHGMRANGCAEFDLAAVHFPRDGKPRCDAPHCDACVDFNITHSRELVACALASAGAVGIDTEKIREIDLNAFGRFLDTSEYAQLAGDHRRFFELWTQKEAVVKAHGDGGIANLRAVRIDQDRGTLGSKTWSLRAVNIHPDYVTFVATGADTSVQTTYVELADT encoded by the coding sequence TTGAATCGAACAAAAGTGGATGATCGAAGCGGTGCCCGCGCGGGGCTAGGGTTGAAAGGCCAGGATTCCGCGCTGGTCACTGTATATTACACGTGGATTCACGACAACCTCGCTCCGGATCGCGAGGCGCGCTGGCTGGCGCAGCTTTCGGCGGAAAAACGCGAGACGATAAAACGCCTGCGGCTTGTAAAGGGCCGCGCCGCCTCGCTCTTGGGTCTGCAATTGTTGAAGCACGGCATGCGCGCGAACGGGTGCGCGGAGTTCGATCTTGCCGCGGTGCACTTTCCGCGCGACGGCAAGCCCCGTTGCGATGCGCCACATTGCGACGCATGCGTCGACTTCAATATCACGCATTCCCGCGAACTGGTCGCCTGCGCACTGGCTTCGGCAGGCGCGGTGGGCATCGACACGGAAAAAATACGCGAGATCGACTTAAACGCTTTCGGCCGTTTTCTTGATACGTCCGAATACGCGCAACTGGCTGGAGATCACAGACGTTTCTTCGAACTCTGGACGCAGAAGGAAGCGGTGGTCAAGGCGCATGGCGACGGCGGTATCGCCAACCTCCGGGCGGTGCGCATCGACCAGGACCGCGGAACCTTAGGCTCGAAAACCTGGTCGCTTCGCGCCGTGAACATTCATCCAGATTACGTGACGTTTGTGGCGACCGGCGCGGATACGTCAGTCCAGACTACGTACGTCGAGTTGGCCGACACATGA
- a CDS encoding lysophospholipid acyltransferase family protein: MTTGRRVAYTAAPLIGGLAKLFWRSCRIERVLGEANAEAVLATGKPMIPCYWHQRQLFCVRYMLGLQARGLKLGFLVSPSLDGELAARVIHTWGAHAIRGSSTRTGAQAMRDLYQAIRRDGISPVTAPDGPRGPAYEFKSGTVMLAQLSGAPMLPLSYAARTEWHLRSWDRFVIPRPFTSVVIAIGQPRAVERGLSASALELIRQEIEDTLNALSREAADVL; the protein is encoded by the coding sequence GTGACCACAGGCCGTCGTGTAGCCTACACGGCCGCGCCGCTGATCGGCGGGCTGGCGAAACTCTTCTGGCGCAGCTGCCGCATCGAGCGCGTATTGGGAGAGGCAAACGCGGAGGCCGTCCTGGCGACCGGCAAACCCATGATTCCCTGTTACTGGCATCAGCGGCAATTGTTCTGTGTGCGCTACATGCTAGGATTGCAGGCGCGCGGGCTTAAGCTCGGCTTTCTGGTGAGCCCCTCCCTGGACGGCGAACTGGCCGCGCGGGTTATCCACACCTGGGGCGCGCATGCTATCCGCGGCTCGTCGACCCGCACCGGTGCACAGGCCATGCGCGATTTATATCAGGCCATCAGGCGCGACGGCATATCGCCCGTCACCGCGCCGGACGGCCCCCGCGGCCCGGCGTATGAATTCAAATCCGGCACCGTAATGCTCGCGCAGCTCTCTGGCGCGCCGATGCTGCCGCTCTCGTATGCCGCCAGAACAGAATGGCATTTACGGAGCTGGGACCGTTTCGTCATCCCTCGCCCGTTTACGAGCGTGGTCATCGCGATCGGCCAACCCCGCGCCGTGGAGCGGGGTCTGTCCGCGAGCGCGCTGGAGCTGATCCGTCAGGAGATTGAAGATACGCTGAACGCGCTGTCACGGGAAGCCGCGGATGTGTTGTAA
- a CDS encoding Uma2 family endonuclease: MSVVDPNVRFTYEDYQSLPESMDKRYELLGGDLIVVPAPTTTHQRAARDIGFLLIQFVRQCRLGEVLLAPVDVVFGKGKNREVRANTGSSILKNSSWNSMYPGREGSA; the protein is encoded by the coding sequence ATGAGCGTCGTCGATCCCAATGTGCGGTTCACATACGAGGATTACCAGTCCTTGCCGGAATCCATGGACAAGCGTTATGAATTATTGGGTGGAGATCTGATCGTGGTTCCAGCCCCGACGACGACACATCAGCGGGCTGCGCGCGACATCGGTTTTCTGTTAATCCAATTCGTTCGTCAGTGCAGGCTCGGCGAGGTATTACTCGCACCAGTAGACGTCGTGTTCGGCAAGGGCAAGAACCGGGAAGTGCGCGCGAATACTGGATCGTCGATCCTGAAGAACAGCTCGTGGAACTCTATGTACCCCGGACGCGAGGGTTCCGCCTGA
- a CDS encoding glycoside hydrolase family 2, whose protein sequence is MKLIYIAIILSLTLTIVPVSAQDFTGTNIPLPEHPRPDFERKEWINLNGEWRFRFDAQNVGVKQDWFQNGLQQTQDILVPYSWGSPLSDVENKADIAWYERAIKVPADWVDQRAFFVIGASDWRTSVWFDGHKLGEHQGGYTPFEFELTPHLKRGEAQRLVIRVDDTPHSFKLEGKQGYGEAKGIWQTPYLEARGDAPLKTIHYSSDIENNTVSVTAYLHEPAPENLNLRLAFQTGDVDTVSQQIAKGAEEVTFEVPIADPHLWTLDDPFLYEVEATIEGQGIDADQVDTYFGMRSISVVNLPGTDYPYIALNGEPVYLQLALDQDYHPDGFYTFPTDEFIRDEVSRAKQIGLNGLRVHIKVPIPRKLYWADRLGMLIMADVPNSWGEPDPRMFREHEFAMRQMIARDYNHPSIFSWIVFNETWGLKTDPGGEKLYLSETQKRVVRAYKIAKTLDSTRLVEDNSTCCGYGHTMTDINSWHKYLAGYEVAPHLNNVVNKSHPGSSFNFEEGYRQGNQPLINSEFGNVCGYDGSTGDVDWTWDYHILINEFRKRPEIAGWLYTQLTDVINEWNGYWRFDRSDKETGLDELVDGMSLQDLHAPLYVIVGDKMSEAVRGGAKVSVPLWASFLTGSRAYGDELILDSKLYGWDTLGRKKTYQQMSQRIPYRPWMTGELDPLAVRMPNGSGLAILWTELKTPAGNVLHRNFTTFVVEGDAPRETQLANGEPVRIVRTDPADFSDAKWSQKQWNVLDGRKANGAGSGFFEYTIPWPTDVDSGDVEAATYIVEASSKQLFGKDSDKVVAIEGEWMRGEGTFDPSLNRNAYPMTDETLFPSAVTISINDTVADQVQLADDSADHRGILSWHNQLQDQYLREAGSYGQLVSVAIPPVALEAAEDTGELVIRLEVDEALPGGLAIYGKDFGRYPLDPTVVFALKP, encoded by the coding sequence ATGAAGCTTATCTATATTGCAATTATCCTTTCCCTAACGCTTACGATTGTTCCAGTCAGCGCGCAGGACTTTACCGGAACCAACATTCCCTTACCCGAGCACCCGCGCCCGGATTTCGAGCGTAAGGAATGGATCAATCTCAACGGCGAGTGGCGCTTTCGTTTCGATGCTCAAAACGTCGGCGTTAAGCAAGATTGGTTTCAAAACGGGTTGCAACAAACTCAGGACATTCTCGTGCCGTACTCGTGGGGGTCGCCGCTTTCCGATGTCGAGAATAAGGCGGACATCGCCTGGTACGAACGAGCTATCAAAGTCCCTGCCGACTGGGTAGACCAGCGCGCATTCTTCGTGATCGGCGCGTCGGACTGGCGCACATCGGTATGGTTCGACGGGCACAAGCTCGGCGAGCATCAAGGCGGCTACACGCCGTTCGAGTTCGAGTTGACGCCGCATCTGAAACGCGGCGAGGCGCAGCGGCTGGTGATTCGCGTGGACGACACGCCGCATTCGTTCAAGCTCGAAGGCAAGCAGGGTTACGGCGAGGCCAAGGGCATCTGGCAGACGCCTTACCTGGAGGCGCGCGGCGACGCACCGCTTAAAACTATCCACTATTCGTCCGATATCGAGAATAACACCGTGTCGGTTACGGCTTATCTGCACGAACCGGCGCCTGAGAACCTCAATCTTCGTTTAGCCTTCCAAACGGGCGATGTGGATACGGTCTCGCAACAGATCGCCAAGGGTGCCGAGGAAGTTACGTTCGAAGTGCCCATCGCCGATCCGCACCTGTGGACGCTGGACGATCCGTTCCTGTACGAGGTCGAAGCCACGATCGAGGGACAAGGCATCGATGCCGACCAGGTCGATACCTACTTCGGCATGCGCTCGATTTCGGTCGTGAATCTACCCGGGACGGATTATCCGTACATCGCGCTCAACGGCGAGCCGGTGTACCTGCAACTCGCGCTGGATCAGGACTATCACCCGGATGGCTTCTACACGTTTCCGACCGACGAATTCATACGCGACGAGGTATCGCGCGCAAAACAGATCGGGCTCAATGGTCTGCGCGTGCACATCAAGGTGCCCATCCCGCGCAAGCTCTACTGGGCGGACAGACTCGGCATGCTCATCATGGCCGACGTGCCCAACAGTTGGGGCGAGCCTGACCCTCGCATGTTCCGCGAGCACGAGTTCGCCATGCGCCAGATGATCGCACGCGACTACAATCATCCGTCAATCTTCTCGTGGATCGTGTTTAACGAAACCTGGGGACTCAAGACCGATCCCGGGGGCGAGAAACTGTATCTATCGGAGACCCAGAAGCGCGTGGTGAGAGCATACAAAATCGCGAAGACGCTCGACTCAACCCGACTGGTTGAAGACAACTCGACCTGCTGCGGCTACGGCCACACCATGACCGACATCAACTCATGGCATAAATATCTTGCGGGCTACGAAGTCGCGCCGCATTTGAACAACGTGGTGAACAAAAGCCACCCCGGCTCGAGCTTCAACTTCGAGGAAGGTTACAGACAAGGCAATCAGCCGCTCATCAACTCCGAGTTCGGCAACGTGTGTGGTTACGACGGCAGCACCGGCGACGTCGACTGGACATGGGATTACCACATCTTAATCAACGAATTCAGAAAGCGCCCCGAGATCGCGGGCTGGCTCTACACCCAACTCACCGATGTGATCAACGAATGGAACGGCTACTGGCGTTTCGACCGTTCCGATAAAGAGACCGGCCTCGACGAACTGGTCGATGGCATGTCATTGCAGGATTTGCACGCGCCGCTGTACGTGATCGTGGGCGACAAGATGAGCGAGGCAGTGCGGGGCGGCGCGAAAGTATCCGTGCCGTTGTGGGCTTCGTTCCTGACCGGCAGCCGCGCTTACGGCGATGAACTGATCCTGGACAGCAAACTGTACGGTTGGGATACGCTCGGCCGAAAAAAGACTTACCAGCAGATGAGCCAGCGCATCCCTTACCGGCCCTGGATGACCGGCGAACTCGATCCGCTTGCGGTGCGGATGCCGAATGGGTCTGGGCTTGCGATCCTTTGGACGGAACTCAAAACCCCCGCGGGTAATGTGCTACACCGGAATTTCACCACTTTCGTAGTCGAGGGCGATGCGCCGCGGGAGACGCAACTTGCCAACGGCGAGCCGGTGCGCATCGTACGCACCGATCCCGCCGATTTCAGCGACGCCAAGTGGTCGCAGAAACAGTGGAATGTGCTGGATGGGCGCAAGGCCAATGGCGCGGGCAGCGGCTTCTTCGAATACACCATCCCGTGGCCGACGGATGTGGATAGCGGCGACGTGGAAGCGGCCACATACATCGTGGAGGCTTCCTCCAAGCAGCTGTTCGGCAAGGATAGCGACAAGGTCGTCGCAATCGAAGGCGAGTGGATGCGCGGGGAAGGTACCTTCGATCCCAGCCTCAACCGCAACGCCTACCCGATGACCGACGAAACTTTGTTCCCCAGCGCGGTGACGATTTCGATTAACGACACGGTCGCGGACCAGGTACAGCTCGCCGACGACTCCGCCGATCATCGCGGCATTCTCTCCTGGCACAACCAGTTGCAGGATCAATATCTGCGTGAAGCGGGCTCGTATGGTCAACTCGTCAGCGTCGCGATTCCACCGGTTGCACTTGAAGCGGCCGAGGACACCGGCGAATTAGTGATTCGACTGGAAGTCGACGAAGCACTGCCCGGCGGCCTGGCCATCTACGGCAAGGACTTCGGCCGCTACCCCCTCGATCCAACGGTGGTGTTTGCGCTCAAACCATGA
- a CDS encoding sulfatase, whose product MKRREAIKAFLSAALLSPLASRLSFGATRKGVARKPNIILILADDLGYGALGSYGNRFNETPNLDRLAREGLRFRDAYASATVCSPTRAALMIGQHPARSGITNYLEGDDVKFLSPSYITLNQRMKSAGYTTGLGGKWHLTGDYHKRRGAPQSHHWDEVILSETDHISLGDYFAPYFFMPGVKAREPNEYLTDRLNFEAVDFIRRHKDKPFFLYLSHYAPHTNLAAKPDIVARYKRKPGAGGKGKNPVLAAMIESIDDGVGGILRTLKILGLDDDTLVIFTSDNGGETNVTTNAPLRAGKSWLYEGGIRVPLVMRYPVGIRAGAASHVPVVTHDHYMTLMELANVRASNQQPTDGVSLAPLFAGRDQIKRDALYWHYPLAEPHFLGGRSAAAMRHDNYKLIEFLDTGEMELYNLAEDIGESKNLARAMPDKVMELHDMMEDWREWIGASMEPMRPLATDAGHG is encoded by the coding sequence ATGAAACGTCGGGAGGCCATCAAGGCATTCTTAAGCGCCGCGCTGCTTTCTCCGCTGGCGTCGCGACTCTCCTTCGGCGCAACCCGCAAAGGCGTCGCCAGAAAACCCAATATCATCCTTATCCTCGCCGATGATCTCGGTTACGGCGCGCTCGGCTCCTACGGCAACCGCTTCAACGAGACGCCCAATCTGGATAGGCTGGCCCGCGAAGGTCTGCGCTTTAGGGATGCGTACGCCTCGGCCACCGTCTGCTCTCCGACGCGCGCCGCGCTGATGATCGGTCAGCACCCGGCGCGTTCGGGCATCACGAATTATCTGGAGGGCGACGACGTCAAGTTTCTCTCTCCTTCGTATATCACGCTCAACCAGCGCATGAAATCTGCCGGCTATACAACGGGACTGGGCGGCAAGTGGCATCTCACGGGCGACTATCACAAACGGCGCGGCGCGCCGCAGTCGCATCACTGGGACGAGGTGATACTTTCTGAGACCGACCACATCTCGCTAGGTGATTACTTCGCGCCATACTTTTTTATGCCCGGCGTCAAGGCGCGCGAACCCAACGAATACCTGACCGACCGGCTCAATTTCGAAGCGGTCGATTTCATCCGCCGTCATAAAGATAAACCGTTCTTTCTTTATCTATCCCACTACGCGCCGCACACGAATCTTGCGGCCAAGCCGGATATAGTCGCCAGGTACAAACGCAAGCCGGGCGCCGGCGGGAAAGGAAAGAATCCGGTCCTGGCGGCGATGATCGAGAGCATCGACGACGGCGTCGGAGGTATCCTCCGTACGCTCAAGATACTCGGTCTGGACGACGACACCTTAGTAATATTCACCTCTGATAACGGCGGCGAAACCAACGTCACCACCAACGCGCCGCTGCGCGCGGGCAAGTCGTGGCTATACGAAGGCGGTATCCGCGTGCCGCTGGTGATGCGTTATCCCGTCGGCATCCGCGCGGGAGCAGCCAGCCACGTGCCGGTCGTCACGCACGATCATTACATGACTTTGATGGAACTGGCAAATGTGCGCGCAAGCAACCAGCAGCCTACCGACGGCGTCAGTCTGGCGCCGCTTTTCGCAGGGCGCGACCAAATCAAGCGCGACGCGCTCTATTGGCACTATCCGCTTGCCGAACCGCACTTCCTCGGCGGCCGCTCCGCCGCCGCCATGCGCCATGATAATTACAAGCTGATCGAGTTTCTGGACACTGGTGAGATGGAACTTTACAACCTCGCCGAAGATATCGGCGAATCAAAAAACCTGGCGCGTGCGATGCCGGACAAGGTAATGGAGTTGCACGACATGATGGAAGACTGGCGCGAATGGATCGGCGCTAGTATGGAGCCTATGCGGCCGCTGGCGACGGATGCGGGGCACGGATAA
- a CDS encoding sulfatase, which produces MKRREALKTLLAAMALPSVLASRSGTTAVHRGASGRSRPPNIILILADDLGYGQLGCNGNLYNETPNLDRIANEGMRFSNAYAAAAVCSPTRAALMTGKHPARQGITDYLARDDDHFLSPSYITINERLESAGYVTGLIGKWHLTGDYGKNLGAPQRHGWHEVLLSETRYIASGAYFAPYFFMPRVQPREPGEYLTERLNTEAVEFIRRHRDEPFFLYLSHYAVHKEMAARDEIIAKYANKFGAGLNGNDPVLAAMLESVDDGVGQILQTLEALGIDDDTLVVFTSDNGGETANTPLRTGKSTLYEGGIRVPLVMRYPDGIRAAVASDIPAVTHDLYPTFMELARVRPRDRQPVDGFSLAPIFRGRGELGRNTLYWHYPRVKPHSLGGRSSGAIRAGDYKLIEFFDTGELELYDLRADVGEANNLASSMPGKVAEMREMLGAWRTSTDASMEPMRTLAMSDARR; this is translated from the coding sequence ATGAAACGTCGCGAAGCGCTCAAGACATTATTGGCCGCGATGGCGCTGCCATCCGTGCTTGCTTCCCGGTCGGGTACCACCGCCGTCCATAGAGGCGCGTCAGGTCGCTCCAGGCCGCCAAACATCATCCTCATTCTTGCCGATGACCTGGGCTACGGACAGCTCGGCTGCAACGGCAACCTGTACAACGAAACCCCCAATCTGGACCGCATTGCGAACGAAGGCATGCGCTTTAGCAACGCGTACGCCGCGGCCGCCGTGTGCTCACCTACGCGCGCCGCGCTGATGACCGGTAAACACCCCGCGCGCCAGGGTATCACCGATTATCTGGCGAGAGATGATGATCATTTTCTGTCTCCATCGTATATCACGATCAACGAACGGCTGGAGTCCGCGGGTTACGTAACGGGTCTAATCGGGAAATGGCATCTCACGGGCGATTACGGCAAGAATCTGGGCGCGCCGCAACGCCACGGCTGGCATGAGGTTCTGCTTTCGGAGACGCGTTACATCGCGTCTGGCGCCTATTTCGCGCCATATTTCTTTATGCCCAGGGTCCAACCGCGCGAGCCTGGTGAATACCTCACCGAGCGGCTCAATACCGAGGCAGTCGAATTCATACGTCGTCACCGCGACGAACCGTTTTTTCTTTACCTGTCGCATTACGCGGTGCACAAGGAGATGGCCGCCCGGGACGAGATAATCGCTAAATACGCCAACAAGTTTGGCGCCGGTCTTAACGGCAACGATCCAGTATTGGCCGCCATGCTGGAGAGCGTTGACGATGGTGTGGGTCAGATTCTGCAGACGCTCGAAGCGCTAGGGATCGATGACGATACGCTGGTCGTATTCACCTCGGATAACGGCGGCGAGACCGCCAATACGCCGTTGCGAACGGGCAAGTCGACGCTGTATGAGGGTGGCATCCGCGTCCCGCTGGTGATGCGTTATCCTGATGGCATACGCGCCGCGGTGGCGAGCGACATACCTGCCGTTACCCATGATCTTTATCCCACATTCATGGAACTTGCGCGTGTGCGTCCGCGCGACCGGCAGCCGGTCGACGGCTTCAGCCTGGCGCCGATCTTCAGGGGGCGAGGCGAGCTTGGGCGCAATACGCTTTACTGGCACTACCCGCGCGTCAAGCCTCATTCGCTTGGCGGGCGTTCCTCGGGCGCAATCCGCGCGGGCGATTACAAGCTGATCGAGTTTTTCGATACCGGCGAGCTGGAACTTTACGATCTGCGCGCGGATGTCGGCGAGGCCAATAATCTGGCGAGCTCGATGCCGGGCAAGGTCGCAGAAATGCGGGAAATGCTGGGTGCCTGGCGAACGAGCACCGACGCCAGCATGGAACCGATGCGCACCCTGGCGATGAGCGATGCGCGGAGATAA